One Ignavibacteriales bacterium genomic region harbors:
- a CDS encoding glycosyltransferase family 9 protein, translating into MEFLKPVEIGFRRLLLLVLGVFVRRGKILPASLDFATKKYLFVRQDRIGDVLVSTPLIHALKSKYPHSTIDFLLSSNNHFVLSNEPLVRKRWVYRKTLAGAIEILRLIRRERYNFVIDLMDNPSATSTVLCMLAGGEWNVGLSKNNAYAYDVVVPLLSRRDYHIIDRLAALLTAFGLERETLDLKVHYSVLEESKEFASQFLSAKSIQGKQTVAINISPGEGTRFWGTDHYQSLIRWLRTEQREHPIVVLFQPSDKAVAEAIVQPFPDVVLSAETKTFDQFAALVQRMWLLITPDTSAVHLAAAFSIPSVVLYVQSDRDLRIWEPYGSLSETLVTDVDDLRTIPVEHVVAACGRLMQNLVPPSRSSIPSGYS; encoded by the coding sequence ATGGAGTTCCTGAAGCCAGTCGAAATAGGCTTCCGCCGGCTTCTGCTCCTGGTGTTGGGCGTGTTCGTGAGGAGAGGAAAAATCCTTCCTGCTTCTCTTGACTTCGCAACGAAGAAATACCTTTTTGTCCGGCAAGATCGCATCGGGGATGTTCTTGTCTCCACGCCGCTTATCCACGCCCTCAAATCGAAATACCCTCACTCGACAATCGATTTTCTCCTGAGCAGCAATAATCACTTCGTGTTGTCCAATGAACCTCTCGTGAGGAAGCGGTGGGTCTACCGGAAGACGCTGGCGGGCGCCATCGAAATCCTCAGGTTGATCAGGAGAGAACGTTACAATTTCGTTATCGACCTGATGGACAATCCTTCTGCGACGTCGACGGTTCTGTGCATGCTGGCAGGTGGGGAATGGAATGTGGGGTTGTCGAAAAATAATGCGTATGCGTATGACGTAGTTGTCCCGCTCCTGTCTCGTCGTGATTACCACATTATCGATCGTCTGGCAGCACTTCTGACGGCTTTCGGTCTGGAGCGTGAGACATTGGATCTCAAAGTGCACTATAGCGTTCTCGAAGAGAGCAAAGAGTTCGCTTCGCAGTTTCTTAGTGCGAAGTCGATTCAAGGCAAACAGACTGTCGCGATCAATATCTCTCCAGGTGAAGGGACTCGCTTCTGGGGAACCGATCATTATCAGTCGTTGATTCGCTGGTTGCGAACTGAACAACGTGAACATCCCATTGTGGTCCTGTTTCAACCTTCCGATAAGGCTGTTGCTGAGGCGATTGTCCAACCCTTCCCGGATGTTGTCCTCTCAGCAGAGACGAAAACATTTGACCAGTTTGCGGCGCTGGTTCAGCGTATGTGGCTGCTGATTACACCGGATACCTCGGCTGTGCATCTTGCTGCGGCATTTTCTATCCCCTCTGTTGTTCTCTACGTGCAGTCGGACAGAGACCTGCGAATCTGGGAGCCGTACGGTTCCTTGAGCGAAACTCTCGTAACGGATGTCGACGATTTGCGCACGATTCCAGTCGAACATGTTGTTGCGGCTTGCGGCAGGCTCATGCAGAATCTCGTCCCGCCATCACGCAGTTCTATCCCTTCTGGATATTCTTGA
- a CDS encoding ABC transporter ATP-binding protein, translated as MKVFSRYLRYFLQYKLRIGAGLFSVAVWSLSDTVSAFLIGQLVEILQKIGEMVGSGAGIILEMPVKVLGYTITQLSIHGSGETMQLILTFAGALLAIILIKVCFVYIREYVMSSAQQKILMTFRIELFDTVLLLPVRYFDQQKTGRVMSRLTNDVNNMEQSLYLTVEIVQNLLYSLIYAGALFFSNWQLAVFTIVIFSFSGIISRKFGDRVRSFSLDLTNTLADISAFLQEKISSIRIVKSFTREDYERATFRKKVEENYRHSMKIVRTMALLSPTNEFFNTFVASMLVVFTGYLFLQGTVDMKSVITFLILVNFLAKPVKALGENVARIQKTLVSAGLIFDMLDLEKEQLQAKPGKTVVERGEVRFEDVSFSYNTETPALSHVTFSVKPGEKVALVGPSGGGKTTLINLIPRFYQLTSGSIRIDGVDIREMNLSDLRSQIGIVPQEVVLFAGTIEENIRYGKLDATKKEILNAATMANAHSFIVNLEHGYETEIGERGVQLSGGQRQRLAIARAILRDPKILLLDEATSALDSESELMVQEALDRLMQGRTSIIIAHRLSTIYHCDTIIVLERGSIAESGTHDELLRNDSGLYKRLYSLQFSDEKEKRGEQ; from the coding sequence ATGAAAGTATTTTCTCGCTATCTCAGATACTTCCTTCAATACAAATTGAGGATCGGAGCCGGTCTCTTCTCCGTCGCGGTGTGGAGCCTTTCAGACACGGTGTCCGCATTCCTCATTGGTCAGCTTGTTGAGATTCTCCAGAAGATAGGAGAAATGGTGGGATCGGGAGCCGGAATCATTCTCGAAATGCCGGTGAAGGTCCTCGGATACACCATCACGCAGCTGAGCATTCACGGATCCGGCGAGACGATGCAGCTGATCCTGACATTCGCCGGGGCCCTTCTCGCGATTATCCTCATCAAGGTTTGCTTCGTATACATTCGCGAGTACGTCATGAGCTCGGCTCAGCAGAAAATCCTGATGACGTTCAGGATTGAACTGTTTGACACTGTGCTGCTCCTGCCAGTTCGTTATTTTGATCAGCAGAAGACCGGCAGAGTGATGTCGAGACTGACGAACGACGTCAACAACATGGAGCAATCACTGTACCTCACCGTCGAAATCGTCCAGAACCTCCTGTATTCCCTCATCTACGCCGGCGCACTGTTCTTCTCCAATTGGCAGCTGGCGGTCTTCACGATCGTGATCTTCTCGTTCTCTGGCATCATCTCCCGAAAGTTCGGCGACAGAGTCCGTTCCTTCAGCCTGGATTTGACAAATACCCTTGCCGATATATCCGCGTTTCTTCAGGAGAAGATTTCATCTATCCGCATTGTGAAGTCGTTTACACGAGAGGATTACGAACGTGCTACATTTCGGAAGAAGGTTGAGGAAAACTACCGCCACTCGATGAAGATCGTACGCACGATGGCGCTGTTAAGCCCGACGAATGAATTCTTCAATACCTTTGTAGCTTCAATGCTGGTCGTTTTTACCGGTTATTTGTTTCTTCAGGGGACAGTGGATATGAAGTCAGTCATCACGTTCCTGATTCTCGTTAATTTTCTGGCGAAACCGGTAAAGGCCCTCGGAGAGAACGTTGCACGCATTCAGAAGACTCTGGTCTCGGCCGGGTTGATCTTCGATATGCTGGATCTTGAGAAAGAACAACTACAGGCGAAACCAGGAAAGACGGTCGTGGAGAGAGGGGAAGTACGGTTTGAAGATGTCTCGTTCTCGTACAACACCGAAACGCCGGCTCTTTCCCATGTGACCTTCAGCGTGAAGCCAGGCGAAAAGGTCGCTCTCGTCGGACCGAGCGGCGGCGGCAAGACGACTCTGATCAATCTCATTCCGCGATTCTATCAGTTGACCTCGGGGAGCATACGGATCGATGGGGTTGATATACGGGAGATGAACCTGTCGGACCTTCGGTCGCAGATTGGAATCGTCCCGCAAGAGGTTGTCCTTTTCGCAGGAACGATCGAAGAGAATATCCGCTACGGGAAGCTGGACGCGACCAAAAAAGAAATCCTCAACGCCGCGACCATGGCAAACGCACACTCCTTCATCGTGAACCTGGAGCACGGCTACGAGACGGAGATCGGGGAACGCGGTGTGCAGCTCTCGGGCGGTCAGCGGCAACGCCTGGCGATCGCACGGGCTATTCTGAGAGATCCGAAAATACTTCTGCTCGATGAAGCGACCTCGGCACTCGACAGCGAATCAGAGCTTATGGTACAGGAGGCCCTCGACCGCCTGATGCAGGGGCGGACCTCCATTATCATCGCGCATCGTCTGTCTACCATTTACCACTGCGATACAATCATCGTTCTCGAACGCGGTTCGATTGCCGAGAGCGGAACGCACGATGAACTGCTGCGAAACGATTCGGGGCTCTACAAGCGGTTGTATTCTCTCCAGTTCTCCGATGAAAAAGAGAAACGGGGGGAGCAGTAG
- a CDS encoding endonuclease III, which produces MARSFAAHPLRIRHVVEALERLFGTPAKQRKRSNPLDTLIATLLSQNTNDQNSYRAWLSLRKQFSSWKKVASASPGAIARSIKVGGLKDQKAQRIREILRLIHEKRGAYELDFLRPMSNEETMSYLMSMKGVGTKTAACVLVFSLGRDVFPVDTHIHRICNRLGLVKTNTADDTFEAMKNLIPKGRAYSFHVNLIRFGRETCKAIHPLCGECSLFEECLFREKERHAGMMNTTRGVPKNKSGFLITEQIARDHGR; this is translated from the coding sequence ATGGCTCGTTCCTTCGCCGCTCACCCACTTCGTATCCGGCATGTCGTCGAGGCATTGGAGCGGCTTTTCGGCACGCCTGCCAAACAGCGAAAACGATCCAATCCGCTCGATACGCTTATTGCGACGCTCCTTTCGCAGAACACGAATGATCAGAATAGCTACAGGGCCTGGCTGAGTCTGAGGAAACAGTTCTCCTCCTGGAAAAAGGTGGCTTCCGCTTCGCCGGGTGCAATCGCCCGCTCGATCAAAGTCGGAGGGCTGAAAGACCAGAAAGCCCAGCGGATTCGGGAAATTCTCCGCCTGATTCACGAGAAGCGAGGGGCCTACGAACTCGATTTCCTGCGGCCAATGTCAAACGAAGAAACAATGTCCTACCTGATGTCCATGAAAGGGGTGGGAACGAAGACAGCTGCATGCGTTTTGGTGTTCTCTCTAGGACGCGATGTTTTCCCTGTTGATACGCACATCCACAGAATCTGCAATCGACTGGGTCTCGTGAAAACGAATACGGCCGATGATACATTCGAGGCAATGAAGAATCTCATCCCCAAGGGTCGAGCCTATTCCTTTCACGTGAACCTTATCAGGTTCGGCCGCGAGACGTGCAAAGCAATTCATCCACTCTGTGGTGAATGCTCACTGTTCGAAGAGTGTCTATTCCGAGAAAAAGAGCGCCATGCCGGTATGATGAATACCACCCGGGGTGTGCCGAAAAACAAGTCCGGATTTCTCATCACAGAGCAGATCGCCAGGGATCATGGGCGGTGA
- a CDS encoding DUF971 domain-containing protein has product MSGQFLVIPTQIKLTVDQQTQADILLLAWDDGHSGATLLRTLRDNCPCAGCQGETVLLKTYAPMETPEMPGKYKLVGANQVGSYALSMSWADGHQTGIYTWEHLRSLCECESCQLRNKGK; this is encoded by the coding sequence TTGTCAGGCCAGTTCCTTGTGATTCCAACTCAGATCAAACTCACAGTCGATCAACAGACGCAGGCAGATATCCTGCTCCTGGCGTGGGATGATGGCCACTCCGGCGCCACTTTGCTCAGAACGCTTCGGGACAATTGCCCTTGTGCTGGCTGCCAGGGAGAGACCGTCCTTTTGAAAACCTACGCCCCCATGGAAACTCCCGAGATGCCCGGCAAGTACAAGCTTGTCGGAGCGAACCAGGTTGGCTCGTACGCGTTGTCCATGTCCTGGGCGGACGGGCATCAAACGGGGATCTACACGTGGGAACATCTCCGGTCTCTCTGTGAGTGCGAATCGTGCCAATTACGGAACAAAGGGAAGTGA
- a CDS encoding NAD(+)/NADH kinase — MRFVIAGNLRKEGVPKIAQKVLERLHAEGVECAVERSLASVLRRRFRARLSYKTVSDKKLSSAGDILVSLGGDGTILRFARQVAEKGTPILGVNLGKLGFLAEVSVDDLDDCLTEVLKGDYFVVERMMLQASTSKNSKTYLALNDIVVNKFGTSRVLDLETFVNGEYLATFTADGVIVSTPTGSTAYALSNGGPIVTPHNKSITISPICPHTLTARPVIVPDDAVIRIKVASAKTKAHLTADGQDELLIRPPMEIRVKKAPYIARLIKRRNTSYYDLLRKKLNWGRDIRTEKTDR, encoded by the coding sequence ATGCGTTTCGTCATCGCGGGCAACCTCCGAAAAGAAGGTGTCCCGAAAATCGCCCAGAAGGTTCTTGAACGCCTCCACGCTGAAGGGGTCGAATGCGCCGTCGAGCGCTCTCTGGCGAGCGTCCTGCGCCGTCGATTCCGGGCGAGACTATCATACAAGACTGTCTCAGACAAGAAACTCAGTTCGGCTGGTGACATTCTTGTTTCGCTCGGCGGAGACGGAACGATTCTCAGATTTGCCCGGCAGGTTGCTGAAAAGGGAACTCCGATCCTGGGTGTCAATCTCGGGAAGCTTGGTTTCCTTGCTGAGGTTTCAGTAGATGACCTGGATGACTGCCTCACGGAGGTCTTAAAGGGCGACTACTTCGTTGTAGAAAGAATGATGCTGCAGGCTTCAACCTCTAAGAATTCAAAAACTTATCTTGCTTTGAATGATATTGTAGTTAATAAGTTCGGAACTTCGCGAGTTCTCGATTTGGAGACGTTTGTCAATGGGGAGTACCTCGCCACATTCACTGCAGACGGCGTGATAGTTTCGACTCCAACAGGCTCCACCGCATACGCTCTGTCCAACGGTGGTCCCATTGTTACCCCACACAACAAATCCATTACCATAAGTCCAATTTGCCCACACACCTTGACGGCCAGACCGGTTATCGTTCCTGACGACGCTGTAATCCGGATCAAGGTTGCATCTGCAAAGACGAAGGCCCATCTAACGGCTGACGGGCAGGATGAACTCCTCATTCGCCCGCCAATGGAAATCCGCGTGAAGAAGGCTCCATATATCGCCAGGCTGATAAAAAGGCGCAATACGAGCTACTATGATTTGTTGCGGAAGAAGCTCAATTGGGGCAGGGACATCCGGACGGAGAAGACAGATCGGTAG
- a CDS encoding DUF1844 domain-containing protein: protein MADSEKETALFMGLVLMFHAAAMQHMGKTKNPISDKIERSLDQAQFVIDTLDALSSKTKGNLSDEETRFLANVIKELKLNYVEELDKDKKQKPVAQADPLPEKKD, encoded by the coding sequence ATGGCTGACAGTGAAAAAGAGACTGCTTTGTTCATGGGACTCGTCCTTATGTTCCACGCCGCAGCAATGCAGCACATGGGAAAAACCAAGAATCCGATTTCAGACAAGATCGAGCGGAGCTTGGATCAAGCGCAATTCGTCATCGATACGCTTGATGCCCTCTCATCCAAAACGAAGGGAAACCTCTCAGATGAGGAAACCCGGTTCTTGGCAAATGTCATAAAGGAACTCAAGCTCAATTACGTTGAGGAGCTTGATAAAGACAAGAAGCAGAAGCCTGTCGCTCAGGCTGACCCATTACCAGAAAAGAAAGATTAA
- a CDS encoding glycosyltransferase family 2 protein: MSSLSVIVITKNEERNIEECLNSVRWAYEIVLVDGGSTDKTLELARKFTEKVFVKPWEGYGASKNFALEHCRGDWVLWLDADERVTDDLGKEIQAVMDQAVTPFTVYEIPRKAFFLGKWIRHCGWYPGYVARLFKPGAGRFSDNKVHERFEFSGAVGKLRFDLLHYTDPNLWHYFEKFNRYTSLAADELMGKKAAFRISQLVVRPVWVFVRMYVVKLGFLDGIQGFILSVLSSCYVFTKYAKLWELSTGIERGKP; the protein is encoded by the coding sequence TTGAGTTCATTGTCGGTTATAGTAATCACCAAAAACGAAGAGCGGAACATCGAAGAATGCCTGAATTCTGTCCGTTGGGCTTATGAAATCGTCCTTGTGGATGGTGGGAGCACTGACAAGACCCTCGAGCTCGCGAGGAAGTTCACTGAGAAGGTCTTCGTGAAGCCTTGGGAAGGGTACGGAGCCTCAAAGAACTTTGCCCTGGAACATTGCAGGGGGGACTGGGTGCTTTGGTTGGATGCTGATGAACGCGTAACGGATGACTTAGGTAAGGAGATCCAAGCTGTTATGGATCAAGCGGTAACTCCGTTTACGGTATATGAAATTCCGAGGAAGGCGTTCTTCCTTGGAAAGTGGATTCGTCATTGTGGATGGTACCCGGGCTACGTCGCCAGGCTATTCAAACCTGGTGCTGGCCGGTTCTCCGACAACAAGGTGCACGAGCGTTTCGAGTTTAGTGGTGCTGTGGGCAAATTGCGGTTCGATCTGCTTCACTACACTGATCCAAACTTATGGCACTATTTTGAGAAATTTAACCGTTATACATCTCTTGCTGCAGACGAGTTGATGGGGAAGAAGGCGGCATTTCGGATTAGCCAGCTTGTCGTGAGACCTGTCTGGGTTTTCGTGCGCATGTATGTCGTGAAACTGGGATTCCTGGATGGCATCCAGGGGTTCATTTTGAGCGTCCTCTCCTCCTGTTATGTATTCACAAAATATGCTAAGCTTTGGGAGCTATCTACCGGTATTGAAAGGGGTAAACCTTAA
- the leuS gene encoding leucine--tRNA ligase, with protein MFLKIYNSWFDTRVKKARPIETLEQELLAGGSAGLEADEPFTAEEWRKKSRKDQHDFIAKYRLAFIAEIPVNWCEALGTVLANEEVAEWTEKGYTVERRPMRQWMMRITAYAERLLEDAKELDWPVSTMEQQRNWIGRSEGAEIDFAIKGSAEKLRVFTTRADTLFGATYMVLAPEHPLVENLTTASMRETVRAYQKQAAHKSELERGIEKDKSGVSIGAHAINPATGKEIPIWIADYVLMGYGTGAIMAVPGHDERDAEFAKKFNLPIVKVVDGGPEALEIFTDGGTSINSANDELSLNGMPTEEAKKAIASWLQKKKLGKPTVQFKLRDWLFSRQRYWGEPIPIVHLDDGTMTAIPESELPLLLPDLKKFQPSGTTESPLALATEWVNVTDQNTGLKGRRETNTMPQWAGSCWYYLRFMDPSNSNEFCSPAKERYWMPIDLYVGGSEHAVLHLMYARFWHKILFDLGFVSTKEPFTRLRHQGIILGEDSRKMSKSRGNVVNPDDVISQYGADSMRLFEMFMGPLEEMKPWNTRGVEGVFRFLNRVWRLFVDESGKLNPAIVKGAPSPEFERLYHQTVKKVGEDIEGLRFNTAISQLMIFVNEAYKLPVLPLREMEQFVLLLAPFAPHVSEELWQVIGHPSSLAYEPWPLFRLTKTIEDMVEVVLQVNGKVRGKLLVAQGTSDEDLERLANQDVNTQKFLAGKKVVRTIVVKNKLVNIVVGS; from the coding sequence ATATTTCTGAAGATCTACAACTCGTGGTTTGACACGAGAGTCAAAAAGGCGAGACCTATTGAGACACTGGAACAGGAACTTCTTGCAGGCGGATCTGCAGGTCTGGAGGCAGACGAACCGTTTACAGCAGAAGAGTGGAGGAAGAAATCGCGGAAGGACCAGCACGACTTCATAGCGAAGTATCGCCTTGCGTTCATCGCCGAGATACCTGTCAATTGGTGCGAAGCACTGGGAACAGTGTTGGCGAATGAAGAAGTCGCCGAGTGGACCGAAAAAGGCTATACGGTTGAGCGCCGCCCGATGCGCCAATGGATGATGCGGATTACGGCGTATGCTGAGCGCCTGCTCGAGGATGCCAAGGAACTCGACTGGCCGGTTTCTACGATGGAGCAGCAAAGGAATTGGATCGGCCGATCGGAGGGAGCGGAGATTGACTTCGCAATCAAGGGTAGTGCTGAGAAACTGCGCGTCTTCACGACCCGTGCGGATACGTTGTTCGGAGCAACGTACATGGTCTTGGCACCCGAACATCCGTTGGTCGAGAACCTGACAACTGCATCAATGCGTGAGACGGTGCGGGCGTATCAGAAGCAAGCCGCTCATAAATCGGAGCTTGAGCGCGGCATCGAGAAGGACAAATCCGGCGTATCGATCGGAGCTCACGCGATCAATCCCGCAACAGGGAAGGAGATACCCATATGGATTGCGGATTATGTCCTGATGGGCTATGGAACGGGTGCGATCATGGCTGTTCCGGGTCACGACGAGCGCGATGCAGAGTTCGCGAAGAAATTCAATCTGCCGATCGTCAAAGTTGTCGATGGCGGACCGGAAGCACTGGAGATATTCACCGATGGCGGTACAAGCATCAACTCGGCGAACGATGAGCTTTCGTTGAACGGAATGCCAACGGAAGAGGCAAAAAAGGCAATTGCGTCCTGGCTCCAAAAAAAGAAACTTGGAAAACCGACCGTGCAATTCAAGCTGCGCGATTGGCTGTTTTCGCGGCAACGTTACTGGGGAGAACCTATCCCGATCGTTCATTTGGATGACGGCACGATGACTGCGATTCCGGAGAGCGAATTGCCGCTCCTGCTGCCGGATCTGAAGAAATTTCAGCCGAGCGGGACTACGGAATCTCCGCTCGCGTTGGCCACAGAATGGGTCAATGTGACAGATCAGAATACCGGCTTGAAGGGGCGGAGGGAAACCAACACGATGCCCCAGTGGGCAGGTTCGTGCTGGTACTACCTTCGTTTCATGGACCCGTCCAATAGTAATGAGTTCTGCTCTCCCGCGAAGGAGCGCTACTGGATGCCCATCGATCTCTATGTCGGTGGATCAGAGCATGCTGTCCTGCACCTGATGTACGCACGATTCTGGCACAAGATCCTTTTTGATCTGGGTTTCGTCAGCACGAAGGAACCTTTTACCCGATTGAGGCACCAGGGGATTATCCTTGGTGAGGATTCCCGCAAGATGTCGAAATCGCGTGGTAACGTCGTGAACCCTGACGATGTCATTTCCCAGTACGGGGCTGATTCGATGCGCCTGTTCGAGATGTTCATGGGGCCTCTCGAGGAGATGAAGCCATGGAATACCCGAGGCGTCGAAGGAGTTTTTCGCTTCCTGAACCGGGTCTGGCGTCTCTTCGTTGATGAGTCGGGTAAGCTAAACCCTGCTATTGTCAAAGGAGCTCCTTCGCCGGAATTCGAGCGGTTGTACCATCAAACCGTCAAGAAAGTAGGGGAGGATATCGAAGGGCTTCGGTTCAACACTGCAATTTCTCAGCTCATGATCTTCGTTAATGAGGCATACAAGCTGCCTGTGTTGCCTCTGAGAGAGATGGAGCAATTCGTCCTGCTCCTTGCTCCCTTTGCCCCTCACGTCTCAGAGGAACTCTGGCAGGTTATCGGACATCCGAGTTCACTCGCATACGAACCTTGGCCATTGTTTCGACTCACAAAAACAATCGAGGATATGGTTGAGGTGGTCCTGCAAGTCAATGGAAAAGTAAGAGGTAAGCTGCTTGTTGCTCAAGGGACAAGTGATGAAGACCTTGAGCGCTTGGCAAATCAGGATGTCAATACGCAGAAGTTTCTTGCCGGCAAGAAGGTCGTTCGTACTATCGTCGTCAAGAACAAGCTGGTGAATATCGTCGTCGGATCCTAG
- a CDS encoding SpoIIE family protein phosphatase, translating into MNREHIPKSSSKGHTPSARTARSLTSEKRGASDVLALFEFSNVVNSSVDLKFILGTVLLTVMGKMLVAKGMVLLKKDPGEFEVVNAKGLGQETVGQMVCIEGPIRGIDYTDRAGASKSWAAFFRERGQKLLVPILSQRRVVGLLSLGERLGGKRYSKAEHQLINSLVNLSAAAIEKAVMIEQLRDVNRSLDRKYQELNTLFDLSKEFNVILDAEKVIRLLTFSLLGQVGVNRYAFCLEDNGKLKIMASKLDQELGSPETLKQLCSLKGADLVENLFRQKRFAAAAEQLQRVGIVAVIPMHIQNQVKGAVLLGEKLRGGQYAKADLEFLYSLANLAIISIENARLFRDAIEKQRLEDELAIAREIQQGLLPASIPKIPGFEVSAVNITSLQVGGDYYDVVPIHWEEFILAIGDVSGKGTPAALLMANVQASLRAFAPMGMSLPAATARINDLTCANTGQDKFITFFWGSLYTKTREFRYVNAGHNPPFLLKADGSVQRLDIGGIILGLMKTMTPYQEGSVSLSSGDVIVMFTDGVSEAMNGQEEDFTEERLEQVLRKVRTQSPARIIAEIQTALEAHTQDTPQSDDITMLVLKAI; encoded by the coding sequence GTGAATCGCGAGCACATTCCTAAATCCTCTTCAAAAGGACACACCCCGTCAGCGCGCACCGCACGTTCTCTGACATCAGAGAAACGCGGCGCATCCGACGTCCTCGCCCTGTTTGAATTCAGCAACGTCGTCAATTCGTCTGTGGATCTCAAGTTCATTCTCGGGACGGTCCTCTTGACCGTGATGGGCAAGATGCTCGTTGCGAAGGGAATGGTATTGCTGAAGAAGGACCCCGGGGAGTTCGAGGTTGTGAATGCGAAAGGATTGGGTCAGGAAACGGTCGGACAAATGGTGTGCATTGAGGGCCCGATTCGGGGAATCGATTACACCGATCGCGCGGGCGCATCGAAATCTTGGGCGGCTTTTTTCAGGGAGAGAGGACAGAAACTCCTCGTGCCGATCCTGTCCCAGAGAAGGGTTGTAGGTTTGCTCAGCCTCGGAGAACGCCTGGGAGGCAAGCGGTATTCCAAGGCGGAACACCAGTTGATTAATTCGCTGGTAAACCTCTCCGCCGCCGCTATAGAAAAGGCTGTGATGATCGAACAATTGCGCGACGTCAATCGCAGCCTCGATAGAAAGTATCAGGAACTCAACACGCTGTTCGATCTTAGCAAGGAGTTCAACGTTATACTGGACGCAGAGAAGGTCATCCGCCTCCTCACATTTTCTCTGCTGGGGCAGGTCGGGGTTAACCGTTACGCATTCTGCCTTGAGGACAACGGCAAGCTCAAGATCATGGCGTCGAAGCTGGACCAGGAACTTGGCTCTCCGGAAACGTTGAAGCAGCTGTGCAGTTTGAAGGGGGCCGATCTTGTGGAGAATCTCTTTCGCCAGAAGCGTTTCGCTGCGGCGGCGGAACAACTCCAACGAGTCGGCATCGTGGCCGTCATCCCCATGCATATCCAGAACCAGGTCAAGGGCGCCGTTTTGCTGGGAGAAAAACTCAGGGGCGGCCAGTACGCAAAGGCGGATCTTGAATTCCTGTATTCGCTGGCGAACCTAGCCATTATCTCCATCGAAAACGCCCGGCTGTTTCGCGACGCAATTGAGAAGCAGCGGCTCGAAGATGAGCTTGCGATTGCGCGCGAGATACAGCAGGGATTGCTGCCTGCGTCGATTCCCAAAATCCCTGGTTTCGAAGTCTCTGCCGTCAATATCACCTCGCTGCAGGTGGGTGGAGACTACTATGATGTCGTGCCGATCCACTGGGAAGAGTTCATCCTCGCAATCGGAGATGTCTCGGGGAAGGGTACACCGGCTGCTCTGTTGATGGCCAACGTGCAGGCTTCGCTTCGGGCATTTGCCCCCATGGGAATGTCGCTCCCCGCGGCAACGGCTCGCATCAACGATTTGACATGCGCCAATACAGGGCAGGATAAGTTCATTACGTTCTTTTGGGGATCGCTCTATACCAAGACACGTGAGTTCCGGTACGTCAATGCCGGCCACAATCCGCCCTTTTTGTTGAAAGCCGATGGATCCGTTCAGCGGCTTGATATCGGTGGAATCATCCTTGGTCTCATGAAGACAATGACGCCATATCAGGAGGGGAGTGTGTCGCTTTCCTCCGGCGATGTCATCGTGATGTTCACCGATGGAGTCAGTGAAGCAATGAACGGTCAGGAAGAAGATTTCACAGAGGAGCGGCTCGAGCAGGTTCTGCGAAAAGTCCGAACGCAATCTCCCGCCAGGATTATCGCAGAAATTCAGACTGCCCTCGAGGCCCATACGCAGGACACGCCGCAATCAGACGACATCACCATGCTTGTTTTGAAGGCGATCTAG
- a CDS encoding ATP-binding protein, whose product MAGRAQKLTKTIESRTDNLLEVREFVLNAARHFGFGEEEASKIVLAVDEACTNVIKHAYQYAPDRSIEIVIRHEKDRLQITVIDDGKAFNPSAATLPDLKQHLSHYRRGGLGIYLMRTLMDKVEYKYAPGKRNEVRLTKYLSNSESRAHS is encoded by the coding sequence ATGGCCGGTAGGGCTCAAAAACTGACAAAGACGATCGAAAGCCGGACAGACAATCTCCTGGAAGTGAGGGAGTTTGTTCTGAACGCTGCCCGCCACTTTGGGTTCGGCGAAGAAGAGGCATCGAAGATCGTCCTTGCAGTAGATGAAGCGTGCACGAACGTCATCAAGCACGCTTACCAGTATGCGCCTGACCGCTCAATTGAGATTGTCATCCGGCATGAAAAAGACCGTCTTCAGATTACTGTCATCGACGACGGCAAAGCGTTCAATCCTTCTGCAGCGACACTTCCTGATCTGAAACAGCACCTGAGTCACTACCGGCGCGGGGGTTTGGGCATCTACCTGATGCGAACCCTCATGGACAAAGTTGAATACAAGTATGCGCCGGGAAAGCGAAACGAAGTCCGGCTTACCAAGTACTTGTCCAACAGTGAATCGCGAGCACATTCCTAA